Within Coffea arabica cultivar ET-39 chromosome 4e, Coffea Arabica ET-39 HiFi, whole genome shotgun sequence, the genomic segment TTGATTAGATTGAAATATATCGTATTTCAAAGAGTTTCAGGCAAACAACAACGGAGAAAGCTCTAGCAAACGTTTAAGAGAATTGGGAACAAACTTTCTAGCAAACAAAAAACACGAGGAAGAGTTCTTACCATTGTAAGTACAGTTCGTAGTACCAAACCTTACTTGATTCATAAACTCTGCATTGACATTTCTCCAATCAAATCTTCCCGGATGAGGACCTTCTCTGGACCAATCTACCCAAGTCACGCTCCTGTTTGAGTTCTCATCTGGCAAGAGAATATTCACAAGCGTGGGAATGTAGTGCTCATCATTATAACACGGAGGGTTGCAATGCTCAGCAAAAATGGGGTAATATTTTCTGTCTGATATAATTCTTATGGCAACCTTGCGGTTGACCTCAAACCACTGGGACCCTTTTCGCCATTGAGATTTTGATATTGCAGGCGACATTGATTTGTTATATCTGCCACGACCACTTTTTCTTGGATCGTCAGCTGAGCCAATGAAACTGTGATTTGAATTTATTAGGTAGTTGTAAATTGTTGTGAAGTTGAACAAAGGAATGCATGTTTCAGATAGCAGCACAAATCTTTCATTCGTGAAATCAAGCAGTGCATTGGCTAGAAGTCGTCGCTCAGCGTCTATCATTGATGCTGTTCCCCATTGCACCGGCTGCGGTCAAATGCAAAATGAGCACTCTGTCACTTGCATGGttgattttagttttttaaGGCAGAGTCGAATGGAATTTACCTCAATCTTGTTATTCATtcaagagaaaggaagaaaatcagTTATTAAATGTCCTTTTTGTAGCGCCTTAAGAATTAGAAGTTCTAGATTTTAATCTCACGTCTCTCTCAATTTCTTAAATTCTACCCATCTCcctgcaattaaaaaaaatattctttttataACAATATGATTTATTATACTACATCTCATTGAAATTAATTGCAAGTTGTTCAAAGCATCATTACAGCTTCCTCCCTAATAAAATTAATTGCAAGTTGTTGTACATTTGTGAGGATATTTTGCATAACATTTTTGGGTCATTGTAATGTACAGGGCACGAAATTGCAAAGGAGTGGTAATTCAATGGGCCATTGTGCAATTAACCTGTATATTTTCTGCTCATGCTTCCCCAGTTTTCTGCGGTAAAAAAAGTAGTAATTTCATCAGAACAGCATAGATGATAGAACCCATCTCTGTGTAACTGTGTTGTGTAATAACTTGGAATTTATGAAGTTGACAAATGGAACACAAACGAAAGTTGGAGGTAAAAGTCTTTGAGAAAAGAGCCATTTGATTTGATCCTAATGCTTGggcattttgaaaaaattaggaaaaaattgTATTGAGAAAGAATTCACTATTCAAACAAACCCTTTAATTCTCGAAGGCTAAAATGCAGTCTGAAGTATCAAAGCATTACGAACCTTGCTAGGAACTCTTCTTCGATGGAAAACAGAATCTTCAGGCTCTTCTCCAATGTAAGAGGGGTCTGAATGAACATAAATAGAGTATGATCCATTGTGTCCATCAAAAAACCTCTCCCACAAGGGAGCCAATGGTATCGGCCCTTTGGTCAAGAACATGAAAGCAACCTTCGGAGCATACTCGTAAGCAAACTCCTCAACCATAGGCACCATAGATGCACGCCAAAACAGTTCACTATCGTCCATTTTGTGCCTAAGAAATTGCAACTGATCCTCCGGCACGAAACTACTAATAGCAGGCAGGGGAAAACCGCCTTCGTGCGGGGATGGTGGAGGCAGTGGTGATATTCTTGGCTGTTTGAATGGTAATTCTATCAGGGTTGATGCCTGTTGGAACGATGTAAGATTAGGCATTGAGTTAATGTTCTCTAGTGAAAGAAATC encodes:
- the LOC113741365 gene encoding glycosyltransferase BC10 translates to MEEQRLQRQFMANLYIARLVQLHHAFGVLYFVIGLSLGVTGGMYLERFLSLENINSMPNLTSFQQASTLIELPFKQPRISPLPPPSPHEGGFPLPAISSFVPEDQLQFLRHKMDDSELFWRASMVPMVEEFAYEYAPKVAFMFLTKGPIPLAPLWERFFDGHNGSYSIYVHSDPSYIGEEPEDSVFHRRRVPSKPVQWGTASMIDAERRLLANALLDFTNERFVLLSETCIPLFNFTTIYNYLINSNHSFIGSADDPRKSGRGRYNKSMSPAISKSQWRKGSQWFEVNRKVAIRIISDRKYYPIFAEHCNPPCYNDEHYIPTLVNILLPDENSNRSVTWVDWSREGPHPGRFDWRNVNAEFMNQVRFGTTNCTYNGKNSSSCFLFARKFVPNSLKRLLELSPLLFA